Proteins from a genomic interval of Papaver somniferum cultivar HN1 chromosome 4, ASM357369v1, whole genome shotgun sequence:
- the LOC113271971 gene encoding uncharacterized protein LOC113271971: protein MESPFKVDIVKGKVDLNTGGGSVALVDMEILLVSRVGANLFLIPQSLLFALLEFRGLNEIFVSSNMLIFFLNVMSTKPILLVFQINGSWSQLWRRSEFLGYLFAAPEEPKPSAPVALDAASTASATQTPQFKILISAMPALIDSTSVISTTITTTTTTTKSSKSQIPPPLNNHVNATHRKQDHQKPSTTTALTEENLKELRRRQKGEKKYVNSSSSSPYSKGLTDSTLIITRQRGSLAVSVDRSPTKNSNVSGRSSSSNSSSISSVFVRIQIWSSSCFRNNKNDANGDQSSRKGLSNEPSSSVYNKTMTTKLASAPSTTNTTRKQVLRVISSNNNEPGFVKKDKSTSPLLMQENKKKLLEEKFLKERASSSSSVATAIALDDDNGNFVSGEAISLEEREIVVKDKKKMKKNEKKYVWADMYRPKALKHFICNRDKADYLHNLVKEGEQCSHYIFEGPAGVGKTTMVWAFLREALGVEDLLTREERKTFELKGEVEPSITVRVKVSSQYVEINLSQLHGYEKHVIAALIRETQSITKTKVKQKCGPTNCFAIIIHEADKLSRDAQLYIKWLMERNNQGCTKVFFCCSETSRLQHLRSISTVIQLFPPSNKEIVEVLKFIAEKECIQLQTQLAERIAENSKHNLRQAIRSFEAT, encoded by the exons ATGGAGTCTCCATTTAAGGTTGATATAGTGAAAGGGAAAGTAGATTTGAATACTGGAGGTGGATCAGTAGCTTTGGTAGACATGGAGATTTTGTTGGTATCACGGGTAGGCGCAAATCTGTTCTTGATTCCGCAGTCTCTTCTCTTCGCTCTCTTGGAATTCAG AGGTTTGAATGAAATTTTTGTTTCATCTAAcatgttaattttttttctaaatgTTATGTCGACGAAACCAATCTTGTTGGTGTTTCAGATAAATGGTTCTTGGAGTCAGTTATGGAGGAGGTCAGAGTTTTTAGGATATCTCTTTGCTGCTCCTGAGGAACCAAAACCATCTGCACCTGTTGCACTTGATGCTGCTTCAACTGCTTCTGCTACTCAGACCCCCCAGTTCAAAAT ACTCATATCTGCAATGCCAGCACTCATCGATTCAACATCAGtgatctccaccaccatcaccaccactactaccaccACAAAGTCATCAAAATCTCAAATCCCTCCTCCGCTAAACAACCATGTCAATGCAACACACAGAAAACAGGATCATCAGAAACCCAGCACCACAACAGCTCTGACGGAAGAAAACCTTAAAGAGTTAAGACGTCGTCAAAAAGGCGAGAAGAAGTATGTAAACAGTAGTAGCAGTAGTCCTTACTCTAAAGGACTAACTGATTCAACTCTGATTATAACTCGACAAAGAGGATCATTAGCTGTAAGTGTTGATCGAAGTCCTACAAAAAATAGCAACGTAAGTGGAAGAAGTTCTTCTTCAAATAGTTCTTCGATTTCCAGTGTGTTCGTTAGGATACAAATATGGAGTTCTAGTTGTTTTAGGAATAATAAGAATGATGCAAATGGTGATCAATCAAGTAGAAAAggtctttctaatgaaccatcttCTTCAGTCTATAATAAAACAATGACGACTAAACTTGCGTCGGCTCCATCGACAACAAACACTACGAGAAAACAAGTGTTACGAGTGATCAGTAGCAATAACAACGAACCGGGGTTTGTGAAGAAAGATAAGAGTACATCGCCATTACTGATGCAAGAGAATAAGAAGAAGCTATTGGAAGAGAAGTTCTTGAAGGAGAGagcatcatcgtcatcatcggTGGCTACAGCTATTGCCTTGGATGATGATAATGGTAATTTTGTAAGTGGAGAAGCAATTTCACTTGAAGAGAGAGAGATTGtagtgaaagataaaaagaaaatgaagaagaatgaaaaaaaatatgTTTGGGCCGATATGTATAGACCAAAGGCTTTGAAGCATTTCATTTGCAATCGAGATAAAGCTGACTACCTTCATAATTTG GTGAAAGAAGGTGAGCAATGCAGCCATTATATATTTGAAGGTCCTGCTGGAGTAGGGAAGACAACTATGGTTTGGGCTTTCTTAAGAGAAGCTTTAGGAGTCGAAGATTTACTG ACAAGGGAAGAGCGCAAGACATTTGAATTAAAGGGAGAAGTTGAACCAAGTATTACAGTACGTGTGAAAGTATCATCTCAATATGTTGAAATAAACTTATCTCAACTACACGGATACGAAAAGCATGTGATTGCTGCCTTAATTAGAGAAACCCAATCGATCACCAAAACCAAAGTTAAGCAAAAATGTGGTCCGACCAACTGCTTCG CAATTATTATCCATGAAGCAGACAAGTTATCTAGAGATGCACAGCTTTATATAAAATGGCTAATGGAAAGGAATAATCAAGGCTGCACCAAAGTCTTCTTTTGTTGCAGCGAAACTTCCAGACTTCAACATCTAAGATCTATTTCTACTGTTATTCAACTCTTTCCACCATCAAACAAGGAG ATTGTTGAAGTGTTGAAGTTTATAGCGGAAAAAGAATGTATCCAACTGCAAACCCAACTAGCCGAAAGAATTGCAGAAAACTCTAAACATAATCTTCGACAAGCTATTCGATCTTTCGAAGCTACATGA
- the LOC113271972 gene encoding probable replication factor C subunit 3, protein MTLLVSTKPWTSIKFPVLHFDDRSYRFYAKYICSNEFTEDQVLLTGWEEDVANIAEKIIEEQSPRQLYIIRGKFQNLIDHNVSPDFIFTSLVGELKKRLSKEFHSKIDAFFLEYKMDIGGVLDGEKSSILLHSRYKESKGKGNIDLGKDVQHFMMIEEFTAKFMSYYKAYTKNKNLKLKEKL, encoded by the exons ATGACACTTTTAGTAAGCACCAAACCATGGACATCAATTAAATTTCCCGTTTTACATTTTGATGATCGATCTTACCGATTTTATGCTAAATATATATGCAGTAATGAGTTTACTGAAGACCAAGTGCTTTTAACTGGATGGGAAGAAGATGTGGCCAATATTGCTGAGAAAATTATTGAAGAGCAAAGCCCTAGGCA GTTGTATATCATTCGTGGGAAGTTTCAAAATCTTATTGATCATAATGTATCTCCAGATTTCATTTTCACA AGCCTGGTTGGAGAACTAAAGAAACGTCTGAGCAAGGAATTTCATTCCAAAATCGACGCCTTCTTTCTAGAATATAAA ATGGACATTGGTGGAGTTTTggatggtgagaaatcatcaatacTGTTACACAGTCGATATAAAGAATCAAAGGGCAAGGGAAACATTGATCTTGGGAAGGATGTACAGCATTTCATGATGATAGAAG AGTTTACAGCAAAGTTTATGAGCTACTACAAGGCTTATACGAAGAATAAGAatttaaaactaaaagaaaagttgTGA